The Acidobacteriota bacterium genome window below encodes:
- a CDS encoding exo-alpha-sialidase, which translates to MKTGKGFPRLTRLMAKGHAALLLLLPALHGCAGMFSGSLEITAAQRVHPVLIRNEHNPLLRLTVEAQGAGHTAGLFLFKLSGTDDLSDIESLELFYSGNQEEFEVGNRFGDPARPAEQVVFTGNQELSPGKNVFWLSVRLRPTAELGNKTDAVCTSVNTSAGVLTPTDTTPGVRKRIGLALRKHMDDGVHTYRIPAIATTPKGTLLCVYDMRWRKSRDLQEHIDIGLIRSTDGGQTWEPQRAIMDMGEWGGLPQEENGVSDPGILVDENTGEIFVTAVWMWGKPGKHQWRDDGSEPGYEIGKTAQILMVRSTDDGLTWTEPENVTRKLKKPEWWLFAPAPNRGITLSDGTIVMPTQGRDETGYPFGNITYSRDHGATWTVSNPAFSGGNETLAVQLGDGSVMLNMRNDKPEPYRAVFVTWDLGITWIPHETNRKTLIEPNCNASLFRFDYEEEGESKYILLFANPNAPDGRHHHTVKVSFDDGMTWPEDYQILLDVGRGRGYPGITRIDDRHVGIVYEGSRSDLVFEKLSLDELLKR; encoded by the coding sequence ATGAAGACCGGAAAAGGATTTCCCAGACTGACCCGTTTGATGGCGAAGGGACATGCAGCCTTGCTCCTGCTCCTGCCGGCTCTCCATGGATGTGCAGGAATGTTCTCCGGCAGCTTGGAAATCACTGCTGCCCAACGGGTGCATCCGGTGCTGATTCGCAATGAACACAATCCCCTGTTGCGACTGACTGTCGAAGCCCAGGGCGCCGGCCACACCGCCGGATTGTTCCTCTTCAAGCTCAGCGGTACGGACGACCTGAGCGACATCGAGTCCCTGGAGTTGTTCTACTCGGGTAACCAGGAGGAATTCGAGGTCGGGAACAGGTTCGGCGATCCCGCTCGACCGGCTGAGCAAGTCGTCTTCACGGGAAATCAGGAACTGTCACCAGGGAAGAATGTCTTCTGGCTTTCCGTCCGGTTGCGGCCTACCGCCGAGTTAGGAAACAAGACCGATGCCGTCTGCACTTCGGTGAACACCTCCGCAGGAGTGCTGACTCCCACGGACACGACTCCCGGCGTCCGCAAACGGATCGGCCTGGCCCTGCGCAAGCACATGGACGACGGAGTCCATACCTATCGCATCCCGGCAATCGCCACGACTCCCAAGGGCACCCTGCTTTGCGTTTACGACATGCGGTGGCGGAAGTCGCGAGACTTGCAGGAACACATCGATATCGGGCTGATCCGCAGCACCGACGGCGGCCAGACCTGGGAGCCGCAGCGGGCGATCATGGACATGGGGGAATGGGGCGGGTTGCCGCAGGAGGAGAACGGGGTCAGCGACCCCGGCATCCTCGTGGACGAGAACACCGGAGAGATCTTCGTCACCGCCGTCTGGATGTGGGGCAAACCGGGCAAACACCAGTGGCGCGACGACGGCTCCGAGCCGGGATATGAAATCGGAAAGACGGCCCAGATCCTGATGGTCCGTTCCACGGACGACGGCCTCACCTGGACCGAGCCGGAGAACGTCACCCGGAAACTGAAGAAACCGGAATGGTGGCTCTTCGCCCCGGCGCCGAACCGGGGGATTACGCTTTCCGACGGGACCATCGTCATGCCGACCCAGGGGCGTGACGAGACCGGATATCCCTTTGGAAACATCACCTACAGCCGCGACCATGGCGCCACCTGGACGGTGAGCAACCCGGCCTTCAGCGGAGGCAACGAAACCTTGGCGGTGCAGCTCGGCGACGGGTCCGTCATGCTGAACATGCGCAACGACAAGCCGGAACCGTACCGGGCCGTCTTTGTGACCTGGGATCTGGGCATCACCTGGATTCCGCACGAAACCAACCGCAAGACGTTGATCGAACCAAATTGCAACGCCAGCCTCTTTCGATTCGACTACGAGGAAGAGGGGGAGTCGAAATACATCCTGCTGTTTGCCAATCCCAATGCGCCCGACGGACGGCATCACCACACCGTCAAGGTCAGCTTCGACGACGGCATGACCTGGCCCGAGGATTACCAGATTCTGCTGGACGTGGGCCGGGGGCGAGGGTATCCCGGCATCACCCGGATCGACGACCGGCACGTGGGGATCGTTTACGAGGGAAGCCGGTCGGACCTGGTCTTCGAGAAGCTGTCGCTGGATGAACTGCTGAAGCGGTGA